In the genome of Cyanobacteriota bacterium, one region contains:
- the trpA gene encoding tryptophan synthase subunit alpha: MLGIYITAGYPNADATIEALRILEKSQVDLIELGVPFSDPLADGPVIQKAAFESLQQGMNLDKVFDLFKQSGVKTKTILFSYYNPLFAYGWDKLIQQCLINKISGILIPDLPVDEAEELSTKFKAAGLDLVLLAAITSTEERLKRIYDLSNPFVYLVSRVGITGAGDAGKDQSEKELLDQTIAKLKSFGNKPIALGFGIDSREKVEAAYRQGADMAIIGTKTVTLTEDLKAFENFIASVKS; the protein is encoded by the coding sequence ATGCTCGGAATTTACATCACAGCCGGATACCCAAATGCAGATGCAACGATTGAAGCCTTGCGTATTCTAGAGAAAAGTCAAGTTGATTTAATTGAGCTAGGCGTACCTTTCTCTGATCCGCTAGCAGACGGGCCAGTGATCCAGAAAGCTGCTTTTGAGTCTTTGCAGCAAGGCATGAATCTAGACAAGGTCTTTGATTTGTTCAAGCAGTCTGGCGTGAAAACCAAGACGATTTTGTTTTCATATTACAATCCTCTTTTTGCTTACGGCTGGGATAAATTAATTCAACAGTGTTTAATTAATAAGATTTCGGGTATCTTGATTCCTGATCTTCCAGTGGATGAGGCTGAAGAATTAAGCACCAAATTTAAAGCTGCTGGGTTAGATCTTGTTTTGCTTGCTGCAATCACCAGCACAGAAGAAAGGCTCAAGCGTATCTATGATCTCTCTAATCCTTTTGTCTACTTGGTTAGCAGGGTTGGGATTACTGGTGCTGGCGATGCCGGTAAAGATCAAAGTGAAAAAGAATTATTAGATCAAACTATCGCTAAGCTCAAATCCTTTGGCAATAAACCAATTGCACTTGGTTTTGGAATTGATTCACGAGAGAAAGTGGAAGCTGCATACAGACAGGGTGCTGATATGGCGATTATTGGTACCAAGACTGTGACTTTGACAGAGGATCTTAAGGCTTTTGAAAATTTTATTGCTAGTGTGAAGTCTTAA